Below is a genomic region from bacterium.
GGGATACCACAAGGGCTACAAGCTCTACGACGAGGAGTCGTATCTGCCGGAAAAGCTTAAGAAGAGGAAGTATTTGAACTGACGGTCGGCCTACCCACAAGCTATAGTATCAAAGGTTTGCAATAACCGTATCACTGTGATACGGTTATCCTATATGATTGATACGATAAAAAGTTCCGTTCAAGCGAATCTCTTTGAATTCTTATTCCGGAGTGGCAGCGGCAAGTCCTCCGAGCTGCATTCTTTCATTGCTCGAAAAGGAGCGGACGACGTGTCGCTCGTTACGATAAAACGGCTTTTGGGAAGGCTGCAAAAAGAAGGATCCCTTGCGGTCGCGGGGAAAGGTCCAGCCACCCGCTACGCCCTTACTCCTTTGGGAAGACTTACGGCAAAAGTCGATGCGCACGCATACTGCGCCGAGGAACCCGACCGCCGGTTCGGTCTGGCCGGGTATCAGTTCGATCTTTTCCCGGCGCTCGCCTTCGATCCGTTCTCTCCGAAAGAACTCGAAGCGCTCGAAACGGCAACCGCTGGGTATCGGGGAAAATCGAACGGGCTATCGGAAGCGCTCCGTCGGAAAGAGCTCGAGCGTTTCGTGATAGAGCTCTCGTGGAAATCGTCGAAGATAGAAGGCAACACCTACACGCTCCTTGATACCGAGCGTCTCCTTAAAGACGGCAGCGAAGCGGCGGGGCACGGCAAGGACGAGGCGACGATGATCCTCAATCACAAAGCCGCGTTTTCTTATATTACCGAGCATCGCGAACGGTTTTCGGCATTGACGCGCGCGGGCGCGGAGGAGGTGCATGATCTTCTTACCCGCGGGCTGTCGGTCGCACGCGGCTTCCGCTCCGGCCTCGTGGGGGTGACCGGCTCCCGCTATCGGCCGCTCGACAACCGCTACCAGATCGAGGAGGCTTTCGAAGAGCTCGCGCACGCGGTCGGCCGCATGCCGCACGGCTACGCGAAAGCGCTCGTCGCGCTCGTCGGCCTAAGCTACATCCAGCCGTTTGAGGACGGCAACAAGCGGTCGGCGCGCCTCATGGGGAATGCGCTCCTTCTTTCCCACGGCCTTTCGCCGCTCTCCTATCGGAGCGTGAGCGAAGAGGCATACCGCGAGGCGATGCTCGCATTCTACGAGCTCAACACTCTCGAGCCGTTCAAGGCGCTTTTTCTCGAGCAGTATCGGTTCTCCGCCGAAACGTACGCGCTTTCGTGACGGAATAGATGCGGAGGCCGCGAGCCTTACGATGAGGAGTTGTACTTGCCGGAGAAAGAAGAGGAAGTATATGAAATAGGAAAATGGCCGCGACTAGCGCGGCCATCTCAAGTTTTTGTTGGAAACTAAAGCCCGATGAGTTTCTGGGCATCTTCCGGTCCTCCGACATAGAAGACAAGCTTCAGCATAGTCGTGCCCTCGTCCGCAATGCTCAGATGCGGCGTCCCGGCGGGGTTATAAACGATGCTTCCTGCGGCGACTGGTTCTTCGGCCCTGCGCATGTCGTGCGGCAGCGTCCATTCGTTCTCGTGCGCCCAGAGTTCGATGCCGTGCTTGCAGAGGCCGTGAAGTCCGCCGTGTTTCCTTTTGGGAACATTCAGCATGAGCTTCTCGCCCTCGGGAATCCGCTCGAAAAGCAGCGATACCGGCAAGCCGATGTAGTGATTCTTTCGCTTGTGTACGACGCAAATGATGACTCGGTCGGCGAGTTTGAGCCGACCGCGGGACATTTGCACGCGGTTCGCGCTGTTCGCGGCGTAGAAAAGGCATCGTTCGCCGTCGATGAGGCGCATATTGAGCCACATCTCGCCCTCTCCGTGCCTGGTCGGAACTTTCTTGACGCGGTGGCCTCGGGCCCGCGCATGGCTGCAGCCCTTTTCGATGTATCCCATGGATAACACTCCTGCGTAACTGTTGCGGTCTGACCGGATACTAGCGTCGAAGGGGATAAAACGCAATTCGTATAGGGAAAACCCGCGGAGGTAAAATCTCCGCGGGTCTTCCTGCGAGAAAAAGAAACTATTTAACCGCGTCCTTAAGCGCCTTGGCCGCGCGGAACTTCGGAGTGCGGGTCGCGGCGATCTTGATTGACTCGCCGGTGCGGGGGTTCCTGCCGGTGCGTGCCGGGCGGGCCTTCGCTACGAAGATGCCGAGGCCTGCGATCGAAACCTCGTCGCCTTTCTTGAGGCCGTCCGTGATGCACTCGATCATCGTCTCGACCGCGCGCTCCGCGTCCGCCTTGGTCGAACCAAGAACGCCGTGCACTTTGTCTACGATAGCTGCTTTATTCATATTCTGGTCGGGGTTTTACCTATAATCCCTACCTAAAGCAGGGCTTGGCCTAAAGTATAGGAAATAGGCGGTTTTGTGCAACTGGCCTTGATATAAGCAGGGGACAGAACTAGGACCGTATTCACAGAATACTACCTTTCGGCGGGCCATCCGCAGGACTCCTTCCCGGGAATTGCGAAAAACCATAATTCCCGGTAATATAGGCCGTATTATGAAGATTTATCTGCCAAACAGCGCTTTCCTTGGAAACATAGACTCCTTCTTCCGGGGATTTGACCCAAGCGATCCCCAGACACTTCAGGTAACTGCGAACAAGAATTGGATATCGGTTCACCCACTCGTGCTCACTATGCTTGCCGCACTTGGTAACACGATTACCCCGGAGAATCTCCATTTCGAGGTGCTTGAGGCGCGTTCGAAGCATTACTTCGAACGTATGGGTCTTTTCAAGCACCTGGGCTTGTATTCCGGCATGTCCATTACCGAACATGACCCAAGCGGCAGATTCATACCGCTTACGCAGGTTATCGACGCGACTGACCTTACGCGGTTCGTCACCGACATGATCCCCTTACTCCATCTTTCTCCGACTCATGCGGAACCAATCCGGTATATCGTGAGCGAACTGGTGCGGAACGTGATCGAACACGCGGAAACCAGGGAAGGCGCGTTCGTTGCCGCTCAATATTATCCAAAGAGCAACACAATCCGGATCGGTATCTGCGACGCCGGGATCGGTATTACGAAAAGTATCCGCCGTTCTCATCAGGCTAGTGGCGACCTGCAAGCCATCCGCCTTGCCCTGACTCCGGGAATTACCGGTACGACGCCGCGCGAGGGTGGCAATGAGCAGAATGCGGGAGCCGGATTGTTCTTCGTGAAATCAATCGCGGCCGTCAATGGAGACTTCTTCGGTATCTATAGCGGGAACGCATTCTACAAGCTTCTGCGGCAAGACAAAGAATCTCGCGATCTCCTTCATCCCGACCCGTTTGAGGATCGACATTCGGCGGGGCAGGACTATCCGTACTGGCAGGGAACGGCAATTGGTATCGATATATGTCTTGACGCCCACGAGCGCTTTACCACCCTTCTCGGTCATATACGGGGTGCATACGCCAGAGCCGTCCGCGAACGCAAGCGTGACCGCTATAGAAAACCCGTATTCATATGAAAACCATACCTTTACGGCCCCTTACGGGCCCGTTTGCCGAAAACAAGGATATCGCGAGGATGATCCGGCTTGAGATGATTACTCCCGCGCTCTCCGAAGATGGAGAAGTCATTCTCGACTTCTCAGGAATCGAGGGAGCAACCCAGTCTTTCGTTCACGCGCTTATCAGCGAACTGTTTCGTCAGCACGGAAGCCAGATTCTCGACCGCATCAGGTTCAGGGACTGCAACAGTACGTTGCAGGAGGTCATCACGATAGTGACCGAGTATATGCAGGAAGCGGAATAAGCTCCCTTACCGTGCAAACTCCACCACCCTGTTCTCCCGTATGATATTTATCTTTATTTCCCCCGGGTACTTGAGCTCTTCCTGGATACGCTTGGAGATATCCTTGGCGAGCCGGTGCATGGCGAGATCGGTAATCTTGCCCGGGTTCACGAACACGCGTATTTCGCGTCCGGCTTGTATGGCATAGACTTTCTCGACGCCTTCGAAGCCCCCCGCGATGCGCTCGAGTTCTCCGAGGCGCTCGAGATAGCGCTCTACCGTGTCCCTTCTCGCGCCGGGGCGTCCGCCGGATACTGCATCCGCCACCTGGACGATGATCGATTCCGGCGTTTCATACGGATATTCCTCATGGTGCGACTGCATGGCTTGTATCACGCGCTTGTCGACGCCGAATTTCTCGAGAAGGCGGCGACCGATCTCCACGTGCGTGCCCTGCACTTCGTGGTCGACGGCCTTGCCGATGTCGTGGAGAAGGGCACCCGTTCGCGCGACGGCCGCGTCGGCCCCGAGCTCGGTCGCAAGCATCGAGGCGAGATGCGCCATTTCGACCGAGTGCGTGAGAACGTTCTGTCCGTAGCTTGTACGGAAATGGAGGCGGCCGAGAAGCGCGATGAGCTTAGGGTCAAGTCCGACGACCCCCGCTTCATACGCGGCCTTCTCGCCCTCCTGCTTCACTATCTCGGCGACTTCCGCCCGGGTCTTCTCGACAGCCTCTTCTATCTTCGCGGGTTGGATGCGCCCGTCAGCGATAAGCTTCTCAAGCGCGATCTTCGCTATGTGGCGGCGCAGCGGATCGAAAGAGGAGAGGGTGATCTTATCCGGCGCATCGTCGATAAGGACATCGACGCCCGTCGCCCGCTCGAAGGCTTTTATATTGCGGCCTTCCTTGCCGATGATCTTGCCTTTCATCTCTTCTGAGGGGATGGTGACGGCAAGGCTCATCACCTCCGCGTTTACGGCATTCCCGAGGCGGTGTATTGCGGCAATCAGGATGCTGCGTGCCTTTTCCTCGAGCCGCTCGCGGCCGTGCGCTTCGAGCTTCTGGATGCGCGTAAGAATGGCCTCCTCCTGCCCGCTCTCTACCTCTTTTATCAAAGCCTCGCGCGCGTCCTTTTCCGTGAGGTGGCCAGCGCGTTCGAGTTCTTTGGTGCGTTTCTTTGAAAGTTCGTCGGCGACTTCCATCGCATTCTCGGCCTCGCGCTCGCGCTCGCGAACGTCTTCCGTCGCGGTATCGAGGTCGCGCTGGCGCTCGTCGAGGAATTCTTCTTTCTTCGCAAGCCGTTCCTCGCGTTCCCGGAGGGGATCGAGCATTTCGGTCTCAAGGGCCTCGGCCCTGGCCTGCGCCTCTTCGAGCACCTTCGCGGCCGCTTCCTTGGCGGCGAGGATCCGCTGCTTGATTTCCAATTCCAAAGAGCCCCGCTGTGAGAGCGAGACGAGGACGCGGAGCACGTAGCCGAACGCGATTCCCGCGACGCCCGAGAGCGCGAGCAGGGTGAGGATGATCTTGAGAGACATATGCGGGTTATTAAACCCGCCGCCCCGAGGTCAAAGTGTTCTGTCGGAACGGTTTCAAAAATCCGGAATACACGGCGTACTTTGGTCGGGAGGGCAGGGGAGCGATCGGATAAGGTCGTTCAGGCGGGTCGGTACGGTCGCACTGTACTATAAAAGGTGGGAAGGGGCAAAAACCATGAAAAAGAGCTATACTCATTTTCATGAAATCTCCGGGCATGGAAAGCCGGGAAGTCCCTCCGAAAATCCTTTTCAAGGTTACTCTCATGCGGCATGAGAAGCCGTATTACAAGGACGAAGGCCATGATCTGACGCCAGAAGGGGTCGAGCGCGCGGTGGAGACAGGAAAGCAGATGCGGGAACAGGGAACGGTAAGCGACGAGGATGAGATATATCTCGTGCATTCGCCCCAGCCGCGCGCGAAAGGTACGCTCGAATTCGTCGCGCAAGGAGCGGGTTTGGAAGGAAAGCCTATGGTGAGCAGCAACCAGCTCCGCAAGAGCGACTTTCTGGATATGGACGCGTTTTTGGCGCGGGTAGCGGAACTCGGCCATGACCAGGAAAAGATAGCGCAAGACCACTACACGCACCCGATGCATGCGGAAGGTTCCGTGATCGTCGAGCCGCATGCGCACAAGAAGGAAAGGCTGTATCGCGCATTCGAATATCTTCTCAAGTGGTTCGAGAGCCATCCGGCAGAAGGGAAGACCGCGCACGTCATCGCGGTATCCCATTTCGAGATCATTACCCACCTAATCGATGACGTCTTCGGTATGGAAAACATCGGAAGATATAATGCGCCGAGTTTCGGCGAGGCAGTCCAGATCGAAGCCCGGCCGACTGCGGAAAGCAACCGGGTGCTCCTGAAGGTTACTTTTGACGGGAAAACCAAGGATGTTTATTTCGACCGGGCCGCCCGTTCCATCGTTATCGACGGCCAGGCCGCCTCCTAAGCTTACCGCTATGAGCTATTCGCAAAGACCGCTTATCGAAGCCTTCAAGCGGGGCGAAGTTCCTGGTGAAAGCACGGTCCCGAAGCATATAGAAACGGTCATCTCGAATGTCTTCCTGTTTCCCGAGCGCGTGTATAAGGTCTATAAGGATGACAACGAGTTCTTCAACAAGAATTTCAGGGACATCTCGGCCAAAGAGGCACGCTTTTCGTTTACCAGAAAGGACTTCGTCTGGAATTCCACGTTAAGCCCTTCAATCTACCTTGAGCTCAAAGGAGCCGCGGTAGCAGGGGCTTCCATGCAGCTTGCCGAGCCTGGCGACAGCGCCGAAGAGCTTGTGTTCCTGATGAACCGAATCGACTCGAAAGATATCTTATTCGAGAAGCTCTCTCGCGGGGAAGTATCGGTCGCAGATGCTTATGCGATCGGCGGTCAGCTTGCGGGGAACTTGGCCAAAGTTCGCACCAGGGCGATAACCGGCCTCAACTATTTCGAGATATTCGAACGGGAGATACGCGATGTGCGCGAATGGATACAGGGAGTGTCCGAGTACATTCCCGAAGAAGAGTGGAAGAAATACTGTGATTTCATGGAAGAATTCAGGCAGACAAACCGCGCGTGGCATGAAGGTGAGCTTAGCGAACAGCTTGCCTATTCGGGCGACGCCCATAGCCATAATGCCGTTTTCTCAAACGGGGCGCTGTACCTGATGGACACGTATGCTCCGAAAGAGGAATGGATGGTGGCGCACAATCTCATTCCTTTCTACCGGATCGGCGCAGACTTATGGGCGCTCGGCAGCAAGGAGCTGTTCGACTCGTATGCCCGTGGCTATGAAGCGGCTCTTGAAACCACCCTCGACCCCCGCCTGCAGGCTCCCTTCATTATCTATGCGGCATCCATCATGGTCTCCTATCTATACATGCTCCAAAAGACGGATACTGACAAGAAAGAGGCTGCAAAGAAATATCATGAATTCATACAGAGGTATTACAAAGAGATTACCAATCCAGACGCACAGATTACGGTTTAGAGGCGCCGAAGGGAAAGGGAAACGCCCCGGCAAAACCGGGGCGTTTCCCTTTCCCTCGATAAAACCTATTTCCCCTTATACACCTGGTCAACGATCCCGTATTTCTTCGCCTCGTCGGCGGTCATGAAGAAGTCGCGCTCGACGTCCTTCTCGATCTTTTCAAGCGGCTGCCCGGTGTTCGCGGCGAGCATCTTGTTGAGGCTCGAACGAAGCTTGAGTATCTGCTTCGCGGTGATCTCGATGTCGGTCGCCTGGCCTTCGGCGCCTCCCGAGGGCTGATGGATCATCACTTCCGCGTTCGGAAGCGCGAAGCGCTTGCCCTTCTTCCCGGCCGAGAGAAGTATCGCGCCGCCGGATGCCGCCATGCCGACGCATACGGTCGAGACGTCAGGCTTGATGTGATTCATGGTATCGACCATGGCAAGCGTTGCCGTGACCGAGCCGCCGGGGGAGTTTATATAGAGCTGGATATCCTTCTTCGGGTCTTCCGACTCGAGAAAGAGCATCTGCGCGATAACGAGGTTCGCAGTATCGTTGTCGATGCCGCCGCCAAGGAAAATGATGCGCTCGCGAAGGAGACGCGAGAAGATATCGTATGCGCGCTCGCCGAACTGCGATTTCTCGATGACCATCGGAACGAGCATGGATGCGCTCGGAGTGCTGTGTTTTTGCATGATAGTTTCTTGGTTACTCGGATACGGTCGTGGTGCCGACCGGGAGCGGCGCCTGGCGCTCGGCTATCTTCTTTCCCCAGGCATAGAAGGCTCCCACGACGACGATCGCCACGATGACGACGATGGCGATAAGTGCGCCATAGGACGTCTGCTTTTCGGTGCGGACGGGTTCAACAGTTGCCGGCGTCTCCCGGCTTGGCACGGGTTCGTTGGGTTCCATGCGAAGAGTATAGCAAACCGCCGCTATGCTTCGAGTTTCGGTTTATATTCCTTGTCGTAGCGCTCGATGCTTTCGTGTACGACCGTTTGAGCGTTCGCGACGTCGAGGAACTCTCCGACCGCGCCGGTTCCGGGCTTTTTGAGCGCCTTATAATTCTCCCAATAGTATTTCGTTTCCGTCTTGAAGTACTCCCCGAGATCCTCGACCGTCTTTATGTGGTCGGCGCGCCGGTCGCTTGCGAGGACGGCGATGATCTTGTCATCCACCTCGCCGCCGTCGACGAACTTCATCGCCCCGATGATGCGGGCCTCGACGAGCGATCCCGGCACCAAAGGCTCCGTAACGTT
It encodes:
- a CDS encoding Fic family protein — protein: MIDTIKSSVQANLFEFLFRSGSGKSSELHSFIARKGADDVSLVTIKRLLGRLQKEGSLAVAGKGPATRYALTPLGRLTAKVDAHAYCAEEPDRRFGLAGYQFDLFPALAFDPFSPKELEALETATAGYRGKSNGLSEALRRKELERFVIELSWKSSKIEGNTYTLLDTERLLKDGSEAAGHGKDEATMILNHKAAFSYITEHRERFSALTRAGAEEVHDLLTRGLSVARGFRSGLVGVTGSRYRPLDNRYQIEEAFEELAHAVGRMPHGYAKALVALVGLSYIQPFEDGNKRSARLMGNALLLSHGLSPLSYRSVSEEAYREAMLAFYELNTLEPFKALFLEQYRFSAETYALS
- a CDS encoding HU family DNA-binding protein, translating into MNKAAIVDKVHGVLGSTKADAERAVETMIECITDGLKKGDEVSIAGLGIFVAKARPARTGRNPRTGESIKIAATRTPKFRAAKALKDAVK
- a CDS encoding ATP-binding protein, whose translation is MKIYLPNSAFLGNIDSFFRGFDPSDPQTLQVTANKNWISVHPLVLTMLAALGNTITPENLHFEVLEARSKHYFERMGLFKHLGLYSGMSITEHDPSGRFIPLTQVIDATDLTRFVTDMIPLLHLSPTHAEPIRYIVSELVRNVIEHAETREGAFVAAQYYPKSNTIRIGICDAGIGITKSIRRSHQASGDLQAIRLALTPGITGTTPREGGNEQNAGAGLFFVKSIAAVNGDFFGIYSGNAFYKLLRQDKESRDLLHPDPFEDRHSAGQDYPYWQGTAIGIDICLDAHERFTTLLGHIRGAYARAVRERKRDRYRKPVFI
- a CDS encoding STAS-like domain-containing protein; protein product: MKTIPLRPLTGPFAENKDIARMIRLEMITPALSEDGEVILDFSGIEGATQSFVHALISELFRQHGSQILDRIRFRDCNSTLQEVITIVTEYMQEAE
- the rny gene encoding ribonuclease Y, which produces MSLKIILTLLALSGVAGIAFGYVLRVLVSLSQRGSLELEIKQRILAAKEAAAKVLEEAQARAEALETEMLDPLREREERLAKKEEFLDERQRDLDTATEDVREREREAENAMEVADELSKKRTKELERAGHLTEKDAREALIKEVESGQEEAILTRIQKLEAHGRERLEEKARSILIAAIHRLGNAVNAEVMSLAVTIPSEEMKGKIIGKEGRNIKAFERATGVDVLIDDAPDKITLSSFDPLRRHIAKIALEKLIADGRIQPAKIEEAVEKTRAEVAEIVKQEGEKAAYEAGVVGLDPKLIALLGRLHFRTSYGQNVLTHSVEMAHLASMLATELGADAAVARTGALLHDIGKAVDHEVQGTHVEIGRRLLEKFGVDKRVIQAMQSHHEEYPYETPESIIVQVADAVSGGRPGARRDTVERYLERLGELERIAGGFEGVEKVYAIQAGREIRVFVNPGKITDLAMHRLAKDISKRIQEELKYPGEIKINIIRENRVVEFAR
- a CDS encoding phosphoglycerate mutase family protein, with product MKSPGMESREVPPKILFKVTLMRHEKPYYKDEGHDLTPEGVERAVETGKQMREQGTVSDEDEIYLVHSPQPRAKGTLEFVAQGAGLEGKPMVSSNQLRKSDFLDMDAFLARVAELGHDQEKIAQDHYTHPMHAEGSVIVEPHAHKKERLYRAFEYLLKWFESHPAEGKTAHVIAVSHFEIITHLIDDVFGMENIGRYNAPSFGEAVQIEARPTAESNRVLLKVTFDGKTKDVYFDRAARSIVIDGQAAS
- the clpP gene encoding ATP-dependent Clp endopeptidase proteolytic subunit ClpP — translated: MQKHSTPSASMLVPMVIEKSQFGERAYDIFSRLLRERIIFLGGGIDNDTANLVIAQMLFLESEDPKKDIQLYINSPGGSVTATLAMVDTMNHIKPDVSTVCVGMAASGGAILLSAGKKGKRFALPNAEVMIHQPSGGAEGQATDIEITAKQILKLRSSLNKMLAANTGQPLEKIEKDVERDFFMTADEAKKYGIVDQVYKGK
- a CDS encoding inorganic diphosphatase; this encodes MANIDQKPSRYMLNLLHALPAFADEEKGIVNVIVEVSSGSINKYELITESGQLKLDRVGYSSLAYPFTYGAIPQTWDLDNDPLDVEIVNVTEPLVPGSLVEARIIGAMKFVDGGEVDDKIIAVLASDRRADHIKTVEDLGEYFKTETKYYWENYKALKKPGTGAVGEFLDVANAQTVVHESIERYDKEYKPKLEA